In the Chroococcidiopsis sp. SAG 2025 genome, one interval contains:
- a CDS encoding DUF1611 domain-containing protein — MRLQAESRVAILLHDGIKGSQGKTGLALLRYSHAQIVAVIDRQCAGESLPVVSGINRDIPIVGAVEEALAYNPDILAIGIAPSGGILPPEWQQEVKQAVFAGLSIANGLHTPLATIPELRDSLRSGQWIWDVRQEPPNLPIASGQAQTLACRRVLAVGTDMGVGKMSACLELDRACQQRGLRSKFLATGQAGLMIAGDGIPLDAIRVDFAAGAVEQMVVQHGSDRDIVFVEGQGSLLHPGSTATLPLIRGTQPTHLVLVHRAGQTHIRNHPHVPIPALTDVVQLYEMVAKAAGAFADVSVAAIALNTFHLDLATARQAMEQTQAETGLPCTDVVRFGTENILDAIVK; from the coding sequence GTGCGGTTGCAGGCTGAAAGTAGGGTAGCCATTCTCTTACACGACGGCATTAAGGGCAGTCAAGGTAAAACAGGACTTGCCTTGTTACGCTACAGTCATGCCCAAATTGTCGCTGTTATCGATCGCCAATGTGCCGGAGAGTCTCTACCTGTAGTCTCTGGCATCAACCGCGACATCCCGATTGTCGGTGCCGTTGAGGAAGCATTAGCTTACAATCCAGACATATTAGCCATTGGCATTGCTCCTTCTGGAGGCATTTTACCGCCAGAGTGGCAGCAGGAAGTCAAGCAAGCTGTATTTGCAGGTTTATCAATAGCCAACGGATTGCACACACCCCTAGCGACAATCCCCGAGTTGCGCGATAGTTTGCGATCGGGACAGTGGATTTGGGATGTCAGACAAGAACCGCCTAACTTACCCATCGCCAGCGGACAAGCGCAAACGCTAGCTTGTCGGCGAGTGCTGGCTGTGGGTACGGATATGGGTGTAGGTAAAATGTCTGCTTGTTTGGAACTGGATCGTGCCTGTCAACAACGGGGGTTGCGTTCTAAGTTTTTAGCTACAGGACAAGCGGGGCTAATGATTGCTGGCGATGGTATTCCCCTTGACGCAATTCGAGTTGACTTTGCCGCAGGGGCAGTAGAACAAATGGTCGTGCAACACGGCAGCGATCGCGATATTGTCTTTGTAGAAGGGCAGGGATCGTTACTGCATCCAGGCTCGACCGCAACCTTACCCCTGATTCGGGGGACGCAACCGACGCATCTAGTGTTAGTCCATCGCGCCGGACAAACCCACATCCGCAACCATCCCCACGTCCCGATTCCAGCTTTAACAGACGTAGTACAACTCTACGAAATGGTAGCTAAAGCAGCAGGAGCATTTGCCGATGTCTCAGTCGCCGCGATCGCGCTCAACACATTTCATCTCGATCTTGCCACGGCACGACAGGCGATGGAACAAACTCAAGCCGAGACTGGTTTACCCTGTACTGATGTGGTACGCTTTGGAACAGAGAATATTCTAGATGCAATCGTAAAATAG
- a CDS encoding dipeptide epimerase gives MHVSAELFTVSKRFPLTISRGTTAQTTNVWVKIAQDGIEGWGEASPFSLGDRPQSTEMLLEAIQTIAPQLQSMNPWERQRIGSILQTMPSSAQAAIDMALHDWIGKKAGLPLWQLWGLDCDRIVPTSVTIGINTPEAAVARVRDWLQFVEVKVFKVKLGNPAGIEADREMLAAIRDEVPTLELFVDANGGWNLDDAIAMCRWLANYDVKYVEQPLARGEEKHLPQLKQRSPLSIFVDESCMTSRDIPQLSNCARGINIKLMKAGGLSEAMRMVQVAKTLGLQVMLGCYSDSSLSNTAAAHLAPLADYLDLDSHLNLTAEPFVGAIIRSGRLLPNFKPGLGVERSAVAG, from the coding sequence ATGCACGTCAGCGCCGAACTTTTCACCGTCAGCAAGCGTTTTCCTCTGACAATTAGTCGCGGAACGACAGCCCAAACGACAAATGTGTGGGTGAAAATCGCACAGGATGGAATTGAAGGCTGGGGTGAAGCATCGCCATTTTCTCTCGGAGATCGTCCTCAATCTACCGAAATGCTGTTGGAGGCAATACAAACAATTGCACCGCAGTTACAAAGTATGAATCCTTGGGAACGGCAGCGAATTGGTTCGATATTACAAACAATGCCTTCCTCTGCCCAAGCTGCAATCGATATGGCGCTGCACGATTGGATTGGGAAAAAGGCGGGATTACCCCTGTGGCAGTTGTGGGGGTTAGACTGCGATCGCATCGTGCCAACTTCGGTCACAATTGGGATTAATACCCCAGAAGCAGCCGTAGCAAGGGTAAGAGACTGGTTGCAATTTGTCGAAGTCAAAGTTTTTAAAGTCAAATTGGGCAATCCAGCCGGAATTGAGGCGGATCGGGAAATGTTAGCAGCAATCCGCGATGAAGTTCCGACTTTAGAGTTATTTGTCGATGCCAACGGCGGCTGGAATTTAGATGACGCGATCGCCATGTGTCGGTGGTTAGCCAACTATGATGTTAAATATGTAGAACAACCGCTAGCGCGGGGAGAAGAGAAACACTTACCCCAATTAAAACAGCGATCGCCTCTATCGATTTTTGTCGATGAAAGCTGTATGACAAGTCGCGATATTCCTCAGTTATCCAACTGCGCGCGCGGAATCAATATCAAATTGATGAAAGCTGGTGGTTTGTCAGAAGCAATGCGGATGGTACAAGTGGCAAAGACATTAGGATTACAGGTAATGTTGGGTTGCTATTCTGACAGTTCCCTCTCGAATACAGCCGCCGCTCACCTCGCACCCCTAGCCGACTATCTCGATTTAGATAGTCATTTGAATTTAACTGCAGAACCCTTTGTCGGTGCAATAATCCGATCGGGGCGGTTGTTGCCAAATTTCAAACCAGGATTGGGGGTAGAACGCAGTGCGGTTGCAGGCTGA
- a CDS encoding acyl-CoA desaturase produces MTIGSVAESKQPLALSWINVAFFGTFHVVAMLAPWCFSWSALGVMIFLHWLFGSIGICLGYHRLLSHRSLQITPKWLEYAIAFIGALAMQGGPIFWVAGHRQHHAHTEDVDKDPYSSKRGFWWSHMLWILYPRSEFYIYENYCKFAPDLDRDPYYRWLDRYFLLLQIPLAVLLYLLGGWSFVIYGVFLRAVLLWHSTWLINSATHLYGYRHFEVEDNSRNLWWAALLTYGEGWHNNHHAQPNVAPAGRRWWEIDMTWWAIQTLQALGLAKKVVLPPTQKVKV; encoded by the coding sequence ATGACTATAGGCTCAGTCGCGGAGAGCAAACAGCCGCTTGCTCTCAGCTGGATCAATGTGGCGTTTTTCGGTACGTTTCATGTTGTAGCAATGCTCGCTCCCTGGTGTTTTTCTTGGTCGGCTTTGGGAGTGATGATATTTCTTCACTGGCTATTTGGCAGCATTGGGATTTGTTTAGGCTATCACAGGCTCTTAAGTCACCGCAGTTTGCAAATAACACCGAAGTGGCTGGAATATGCGATCGCCTTCATCGGGGCGCTTGCCATGCAAGGGGGACCCATCTTTTGGGTAGCGGGACATCGACAACATCACGCTCATACAGAAGATGTAGATAAAGATCCTTACTCTTCTAAGCGGGGTTTTTGGTGGAGTCATATGCTGTGGATTCTGTACCCGCGATCGGAGTTCTATATCTACGAGAATTACTGCAAATTTGCCCCCGATCTCGATCGCGACCCGTATTATCGTTGGTTAGATCGCTACTTCTTACTGTTGCAAATTCCATTAGCGGTATTGTTATACCTTCTCGGCGGCTGGTCTTTTGTCATCTATGGTGTCTTTCTTCGCGCCGTATTACTCTGGCACAGCACTTGGCTGATTAACTCGGCGACTCATTTATATGGTTATCGTCATTTTGAGGTAGAGGACAATTCTCGCAATCTTTGGTGGGCAGCACTTTTGACTTATGGCGAAGGTTGGCACAACAACCACCACGCTCAGCCTAATGTAGCACCAGCCGGACGGCGGTGGTGGGAAATCGATATGACATGGTGGGCAATTCAGACTTTACAAGCTTTAGGATTGGCTAAAAAAGTCGTGTTACCACCAACACAAAAGGTAAAAGTTTAG
- a CDS encoding TetR family transcriptional regulator encodes MATQLTSTRQRLIDAALQLFSTQGITETTTRQIAELAQVNEVTLFRHFGNKQGLLLAAISESAVFKDFGESLREKASQTSSLHQALKDYASDRLQALEQVPELVLSVVGESRRYSSEHQQVIGEYLTQANQYVAEYIATVIEREQLQTNLPVSQLASLLNSLLLGYTAIQFTTGCQALWQSRDEFLESLVELFLNQVEAESSGEKIIDLPANLVHLILQRAKKTELRDYALMYVLFATGLSALEIANLERVHQIIDRDRYLLQVTQGSARQVPVNQWILGKRYGSYTRNPLTQWLKSRKDERAALFLNDAGLPISEIEIQQRWQIITKGLLTPEGQAPAIVQTQQTWCVEMLMKGMTLENLSMLTGWSLKQLKPYTQRVKEKIAIEQAIQRDRDSQ; translated from the coding sequence ATGGCTACTCAACTAACTTCCACTCGACAGCGATTAATTGACGCAGCTTTGCAGTTGTTCTCGACTCAGGGAATCACTGAGACGACAACGCGGCAGATTGCCGAACTAGCGCAGGTGAACGAAGTCACCCTATTTCGGCATTTTGGCAACAAGCAAGGGTTGTTGCTAGCAGCAATCTCAGAATCAGCAGTATTTAAAGATTTTGGCGAATCCCTGCGCGAGAAAGCGAGTCAAACAAGTAGCTTGCATCAGGCACTCAAAGACTATGCTAGCGATCGCTTGCAGGCTTTAGAGCAAGTGCCAGAGTTGGTATTATCTGTGGTAGGTGAATCCAGGCGCTATTCCAGCGAACACCAGCAAGTGATTGGCGAATATTTAACTCAAGCAAATCAATATGTAGCTGAGTATATTGCCACTGTCATCGAGCGGGAACAATTACAAACTAATTTACCAGTTTCCCAGTTAGCTAGCTTACTCAACAGTTTGCTATTAGGATATACAGCGATTCAATTTACAACAGGATGCCAAGCACTTTGGCAGAGTAGAGATGAGTTTTTAGAAAGTTTAGTTGAATTATTCTTAAACCAGGTTGAGGCTGAAAGTAGTGGAGAGAAAATTATAGATTTACCAGCAAATTTAGTCCATTTAATTCTCCAAAGAGCTAAAAAAACTGAACTACGAGATTATGCCTTAATGTATGTCTTATTTGCCACGGGTTTATCAGCGTTAGAAATTGCCAATTTAGAAAGAGTTCATCAAATAATCGATCGCGATCGCTATTTATTACAAGTTACTCAAGGTTCGGCGCGACAAGTTCCTGTCAATCAATGGATTTTGGGTAAGCGATACGGTTCTTACACTCGCAACCCCTTGACTCAATGGCTCAAAAGTCGTAAAGACGAGCGAGCAGCATTATTTTTAAATGATGCTGGTTTACCAATATCAGAAATAGAAATTCAGCAGCGCTGGCAGATAATTACTAAAGGATTACTCACGCCAGAGGGACAAGCACCAGCTATCGTCCAAACTCAACAAACATGGTGCGTGGAAATGTTAATGAAAGGCATGACTTTAGAAAATTTAAGTATGCTAACAGGATGGAGTTTAAAACAACTGAAACCTTATACTCAGAGAGTCAAAGAAAAAATAGCTATAGAACAAGCCATTCAACGCGATCGCGATTCTCAATAG
- the dndE gene encoding DNA sulfur modification protein DndE, which yields MEPPINRICLSQTAKEQLIKLKRNTKIDQWNILCRWAFCRSLAEPTIPSPVPIPTDSNVEMTWRVFGGEMSDVLAIALKQRCYNDNLSIDKETLASQFRLHLHRSIGYLAGDPNLKKIEDLTAIALQPHGRV from the coding sequence ATGGAACCTCCCATCAACCGTATCTGCCTGTCCCAAACTGCCAAAGAACAACTGATCAAACTCAAACGCAATACCAAGATCGACCAATGGAACATACTGTGTCGTTGGGCGTTTTGTCGTTCTCTCGCCGAACCTACCATTCCCTCACCCGTACCTATCCCTACAGATAGCAACGTAGAGATGACTTGGCGCGTATTTGGGGGAGAAATGTCAGATGTGCTGGCGATCGCGCTCAAACAACGCTGCTATAACGATAATCTGAGTATAGATAAAGAAACTCTTGCCAGCCAATTTCGCTTGCACCTACACCGGAGTATCGGTTATCTGGCAGGAGATCCTAATCTAAAGAAAATAGAAGACTTAACTGCCATTGCCCTACAGCCTCATGGTCGAGTCTAA
- the dndC gene encoding DNA phosphorothioation system sulfurtransferase DndC → MTIANQPDQKNQPARNVAELVEEIELLTAEIQELYCSDAIPWCVGYSGGKDSTATLQLVWNAIASLPIEKRTKTIYVITTDTLVENPVVSTWVRTSLEQMKVAAKEQRIPIDPRLLPPSVKDTFWVSIIGKGYPAPRHRFRWCTERLKIAPSNRFVRDVVRTEGEVILVLGTRKAESTRRAASMKKHRVGALQDRLSSDSYAAKSLLYNSSSLPNALIYSPIQDWRTDEVWLYLMQWQNPWGYSNKDLFTMYRGATADNECPLVVDTSTPSCGDSRFGCWVCTMVSKDKSMEAMIQNDEEKEWMQPLLDIRNDLDVQDDRDKRDFRRIWGEVQLFERNHHGELSVEPIPGPYTKYWREHWLRRVLEAQTQVRRTAPENMREITLITNEELSEIRRIWLEEKHEFDDSLPRIYAEVTGESFIDIRPGADYSLLGSDEWNVLEEICDGDAMHLELMAKLLDTERQFRKMARRVGIYDALEKCFKSSSRSQDEAIKNAHFKRDLKDAVGKGDVDKVKQLTLGDAVDVEDDKPMNWGNFKFKNKG, encoded by the coding sequence ATGACAATAGCAAATCAGCCAGACCAAAAAAATCAGCCAGCACGTAATGTAGCAGAGTTAGTAGAAGAAATCGAGCTACTGACGGCTGAAATACAAGAATTGTATTGTTCTGATGCTATACCCTGGTGTGTTGGTTACAGTGGTGGTAAAGATTCTACTGCAACATTACAATTAGTCTGGAATGCGATCGCATCTCTGCCAATTGAAAAGCGAACTAAAACCATATATGTAATTACAACAGATACCCTCGTAGAAAATCCAGTTGTGTCTACCTGGGTTCGCACCTCTTTAGAGCAAATGAAGGTTGCGGCAAAAGAGCAAAGAATTCCGATTGACCCTCGCTTGCTTCCTCCCAGTGTTAAAGATACATTCTGGGTCAGCATTATTGGTAAAGGCTATCCCGCACCCCGTCATAGATTTCGTTGGTGTACGGAACGCTTGAAAATTGCTCCCTCGAATCGCTTTGTTCGTGATGTGGTTAGAACAGAGGGAGAAGTGATTCTTGTCTTAGGTACTCGTAAAGCTGAAAGTACAAGACGTGCTGCTTCGATGAAAAAACATCGAGTAGGAGCATTACAGGATCGTCTTAGTTCTGATTCATATGCTGCTAAGTCATTACTTTACAATAGTTCCAGCTTGCCCAACGCGCTGATTTACAGCCCTATCCAAGACTGGCGTACAGATGAAGTCTGGCTATATCTCATGCAGTGGCAAAACCCTTGGGGATATAGCAACAAAGACTTATTTACCATGTACCGAGGCGCGACAGCAGACAACGAATGTCCCCTAGTTGTCGATACTTCTACTCCCAGTTGCGGCGATTCCCGCTTTGGCTGCTGGGTTTGTACGATGGTGAGTAAAGATAAATCAATGGAGGCAATGATCCAAAACGATGAAGAAAAAGAATGGATGCAGCCTCTATTAGATATCCGCAATGATTTGGACGTACAAGACGATCGCGATAAAAGAGATTTTCGCCGAATTTGGGGCGAAGTGCAACTATTTGAACGCAATCATCATGGCGAACTCTCAGTTGAACCCATACCTGGTCCCTACACTAAATATTGGCGAGAACATTGGCTGAGACGAGTCTTAGAAGCACAAACCCAAGTTCGCCGTACTGCACCAGAAAATATGCGTGAAATCACCCTAATTACTAATGAAGAATTGAGCGAAATTAGAAGAATTTGGCTGGAAGAAAAACACGAATTTGACGATAGCCTCCCCCGTATTTATGCAGAAGTGACGGGCGAAAGTTTCATTGATATTCGTCCTGGTGCAGATTATAGCCTTTTGGGTAGCGATGAATGGAACGTCCTAGAAGAAATTTGTGACGGGGATGCTATGCATTTAGAATTAATGGCAAAACTTTTAGATACAGAACGCCAATTTCGCAAAATGGCAAGGCGTGTAGGTATTTACGATGCGCTAGAGAAATGTTTTAAAAGTAGTTCTCGTTCTCAAGATGAAGCAATTAAAAATGCTCATTTCAAGCGAGATTTAAAGGATGCTGTTGGTAAAGGTGATGTTGATAAGGTGAAGCAGCTAACTTTAGGGGATGCAGTGGATGTAGAAGATGATAAGCCGATGAATTGGGGAAATTTTAAGTTTAAGAATAAGGGTTGA
- a CDS encoding DGQHR domain-containing protein, with amino-acid sequence MKDSVTDLSADVTSQKREREREQQTFAVLLDKFLQQQDRILVQRTEMGGTEAFVGSVTLEWFASRVHFASALPLLRQKYNPETDNIEIDAESIDEIQQRPLDWSRQLPLTQYLATRKHHKFPPVLVVISQPWVDNPQATEWDSQGRAIASTTDFITLDREGKVGLLNIAEADVTIYALDGQHRLMGAQGLMELLKTSKLPRYRKDKSPDGTCIRLADLVEQSHSQDANNLVSSDLQDIPQEKIGIEFICAVAAGETREAARRRVRSIFVHVNLMAAPLTKGQLAQLNEDDGFSIVARKIAVSHPLLEQRLNRKPRINWNSATIASKSTVLTTLQALKDMSERYLGQKFPHWKPWEKGLIPMRPENRELEAGISEFWQLFDCLTTLPSYKLLEDEDTPSLRRFNFEKDGGEGNMLFRPVGQVALAQALGILVFKKGFKLKEIFKKLKKFDLEGGFSSMEYPQSLWYGVLYDPNKKRIQVAGKDLAAKLLVYILGGIEDRNFYLKSLLRASLRYF; translated from the coding sequence ATGAAAGACAGTGTAACCGATCTAAGTGCTGATGTGACTAGCCAAAAGCGAGAACGGGAACGAGAACAACAGACTTTTGCAGTCCTACTGGATAAATTCTTGCAGCAGCAGGATCGGATACTGGTACAAAGGACAGAGATGGGCGGGACTGAGGCTTTTGTGGGTTCTGTGACTTTAGAGTGGTTTGCCAGTCGGGTACATTTTGCCTCTGCTTTACCCCTACTACGACAAAAATACAACCCTGAAACCGATAATATTGAAATTGACGCAGAGAGTATCGACGAAATTCAACAGCGTCCTCTGGATTGGTCGCGACAACTACCGCTAACACAGTATTTAGCCACGCGGAAGCATCATAAGTTTCCACCTGTATTGGTGGTGATTAGCCAACCTTGGGTAGATAATCCTCAAGCTACTGAGTGGGATAGTCAGGGTAGAGCGATCGCATCAACTACAGATTTTATCACGCTAGACCGAGAAGGTAAGGTCGGTCTACTAAATATTGCTGAGGCGGATGTCACCATATACGCCCTGGATGGACAACATCGATTGATGGGGGCGCAAGGGTTAATGGAGTTGTTGAAAACTAGTAAACTCCCACGCTATCGCAAAGATAAATCTCCTGACGGTACTTGCATCAGACTAGCCGATTTAGTGGAGCAATCTCATAGTCAAGACGCGAATAATCTCGTCTCTAGCGATTTGCAAGACATCCCTCAAGAAAAAATTGGTATCGAGTTCATCTGTGCAGTTGCAGCTGGGGAAACCCGCGAAGCCGCAAGGCGAAGGGTAAGATCTATTTTTGTCCATGTCAATCTGATGGCTGCACCCCTAACGAAAGGTCAGTTAGCCCAGTTGAATGAAGATGATGGCTTTTCGATTGTGGCGAGAAAAATTGCTGTGAGCCATCCACTATTGGAACAGCGATTGAATCGGAAGCCGCGTATTAATTGGAATAGTGCGACAATCGCCAGTAAATCAACGGTTTTGACAACGCTGCAAGCCCTCAAAGACATGTCAGAACGCTATTTAGGGCAAAAGTTTCCGCATTGGAAACCGTGGGAAAAAGGATTAATCCCCATGCGTCCAGAAAATAGGGAACTTGAGGCAGGAATTTCTGAATTCTGGCAGTTATTCGATTGTTTGACAACTCTTCCTAGTTACAAACTGTTAGAGGACGAAGACACCCCTAGCTTGCGGCGATTCAATTTTGAAAAGGATGGGGGTGAAGGAAATATGCTGTTTCGTCCTGTAGGTCAAGTGGCTTTGGCACAAGCTTTAGGAATTTTAGTTTTCAAGAAAGGGTTTAAATTGAAAGAGATTTTTAAGAAGTTGAAAAAATTCGACTTGGAAGGCGGATTTAGCAGCATGGAGTATCCGCAGTCTCTTTGGTATGGCGTTTTATATGACCCAAATAAGAAGCGAATACAAGTTGCTGGGAAAGATTTAGCAGCGAAGTTACTAGTTTATATTTTGGGTGGAATTGAGGATCGGAATTTCTATCTAAAAAGCCTTCTACGTGCATCTTTGCGATACTTCTAG
- a CDS encoding Uma2 family endonuclease → MATTELRLWTVDEYHRMIEAEILTTEDRVELIEGQIIQMSPQQPPHAATTQRVFNYLNTLLAGIAFLRMQLPITLRPNSEPEPDIVIVRINPREYIDGHPTADDIFLLIEVADRTLNSDRTSKARIYAQARIAEYWIVDVNARQVYVLREPGEETYQQEAILSEDAKLSPLAFPKIEVEVSQIFL, encoded by the coding sequence ATGGCAACAACAGAATTACGTTTATGGACTGTAGATGAGTACCACCGCATGATCGAAGCAGAAATTTTAACAACAGAAGATCGAGTTGAACTAATAGAAGGGCAAATTATTCAAATGAGTCCGCAACAACCGCCTCATGCTGCTACTACACAACGGGTATTTAATTACCTCAATACTCTGCTTGCAGGTATAGCTTTCTTACGAATGCAATTACCCATTACCTTACGTCCAAATTCTGAACCAGAACCCGATATTGTTATTGTTCGTATTAACCCTCGCGAGTATATTGACGGTCATCCTACAGCAGATGATATTTTCTTATTAATAGAAGTAGCAGATAGAACATTAAATAGCGATCGCACTTCCAAAGCACGTATTTACGCTCAAGCTAGAATTGCTGAATATTGGATTGTGGATGTGAATGCGCGACAGGTTTACGTTCTGCGAGAACCAGGCGAAGAAACTTATCAACAGGAGGCAATTTTGAGTGAAGATGCTAAGTTGTCACCGCTAGCTTTTCCTAAAATTGAGGTGGAGGTGAGTCAAATATTTTTGTAA
- a CDS encoding Uma2 family endonuclease, with amino-acid sequence MIANPDYKYMSFSEYLEWEEHQEFKYEYLNGEVYAMTGGTIPHNDIAVNLTTTLKSQLRGSGCRVNMADAKVCVSDTGPCYYPDVVVSCNERDRQATKFLQYPCLIVEVLSPGTEAYDRGGKFTQYRRIQTLREYVLIDAEKVSVECFRLNDRGFWELHPYEVGDEVDFTSIDFRFPISLVYEDVQFPG; translated from the coding sequence ATGATTGCCAATCCAGATTACAAATACATGTCATTCTCAGAGTACTTGGAATGGGAAGAACATCAAGAATTCAAGTACGAATATCTTAATGGCGAAGTTTATGCCATGACTGGGGGTACTATCCCTCACAATGATATTGCTGTTAACCTAACTACTACTTTAAAAAGTCAGTTACGAGGAAGTGGTTGTCGCGTTAATATGGCTGATGCAAAAGTTTGTGTATCTGATACAGGACCATGTTATTACCCAGATGTCGTTGTAAGTTGTAACGAAAGAGACAGACAAGCAACCAAATTTCTTCAATATCCTTGTTTAATTGTAGAAGTTCTTTCGCCTGGTACAGAAGCTTACGATCGCGGCGGAAAATTTACTCAATATCGCCGCATTCAAACTTTAAGAGAATACGTTTTAATCGACGCAGAAAAAGTAAGTGTAGAGTGTTTTCGATTAAACGACAGGGGTTTTTGGGAACTGCATCCATATGAAGTAGGGGACGAAGTAGACTTCACAAGTATCGATTTTCGCTTTCCTATTTCTTTAGTTTACGAAGACGTGCAATTTCCTGGTTAG
- a CDS encoding tetratricopeptide repeat protein codes for MSQPSRSRWFINLVLALGAIFFIGASMLPLLEGIVKDSQPAQEATPTASQTARSQSDSPLVNQAREYELVLKQEPDNQAALKGLVEVRVRQRDFQGAIAPLEKLIALNPNEGLYHLVLGQVYAAQKNSDRANAAFDRAMQIDRKDYRPVLGKALLLKEQGKPEQAKPLFEQAAALAPSPSEKEQINKLANPQPVTSAPAVPQQEQK; via the coding sequence GTGTCACAGCCATCCCGCAGTCGTTGGTTCATCAATCTCGTCTTGGCGCTAGGAGCCATTTTCTTTATTGGGGCTTCGATGTTACCCCTGTTAGAGGGCATAGTTAAAGATAGTCAGCCAGCGCAGGAAGCTACGCCCACTGCTAGTCAGACAGCGCGATCGCAGTCTGACTCCCCACTGGTGAATCAGGCACGGGAATACGAACTCGTCTTGAAGCAGGAGCCAGATAACCAAGCAGCACTGAAGGGATTAGTAGAAGTTCGCGTCCGCCAGAGAGACTTTCAGGGTGCGATCGCACCTTTAGAAAAACTGATTGCTCTCAACCCTAATGAAGGTTTATATCACTTGGTATTGGGTCAAGTTTATGCTGCCCAGAAAAATAGCGATCGCGCCAATGCCGCTTTTGACCGGGCGATGCAAATCGATCGGAAAGATTATCGTCCTGTTTTAGGCAAGGCACTGCTACTGAAAGAACAGGGTAAGCCAGAGCAAGCTAAGCCCTTGTTCGAGCAAGCTGCTGCCCTTGCACCTAGTCCCTCAGAAAAAGAGCAAATTAACAAGTTGGCTAATCCTCAACCTGTAACTTCTGCACCTGCAGTTCCCCAGCAAGAACAAAAGTAA
- a CDS encoding 2TM domain-containing protein, whose translation MKTVVDNKLVRTYHQEDIQQILQIAIARQAYEGEFSRQQLLEIAAELEISPECLQLAEQEWLIQQSDSQERQKFNLDRRKKLQKRFGNYALVNIFFILLDLVSGGGLSWSLYILLSLSFLLGLDVWNKSQIQGEEYEKAFQNWKRRHQIKRSINSLLDRLLKA comes from the coding sequence ATGAAAACAGTGGTTGACAACAAGCTAGTGCGGACTTATCACCAAGAAGATATTCAACAAATTCTCCAAATAGCGATCGCTCGTCAAGCCTATGAAGGAGAATTTTCTCGCCAACAATTATTAGAAATCGCCGCTGAATTAGAAATTTCCCCAGAATGTCTGCAATTAGCAGAACAAGAGTGGTTGATTCAGCAATCTGATAGTCAAGAACGGCAGAAATTTAATCTGGATAGACGGAAAAAGTTGCAAAAAAGATTTGGTAACTATGCTTTAGTTAATATCTTTTTTATCCTTTTAGATCTGGTCAGTGGCGGCGGTCTGTCTTGGTCACTTTATATCTTATTATCTTTAAGTTTTCTTTTGGGTCTTGATGTGTGGAATAAGTCACAGATTCAAGGCGAGGAGTATGAAAAAGCCTTCCAGAATTGGAAACGCAGGCATCAAATCAAGCGTTCGATTAACTCTCTGCTAGATAGACTGCTTAAAGCTTAG